Proteins co-encoded in one Stomoxys calcitrans chromosome 5, idStoCalc2.1, whole genome shotgun sequence genomic window:
- the LOC106088095 gene encoding uncharacterized protein LOC106088095, whose product MNFFGFSIYESAATQSEQTAVVAAHQMSDSSLSSRNAFINFLQEYRQNHHTTSTHKPLWRMTIEAANRWNNMTLREKYSYIESAHNAKYIYRARDRDVNRILNLMRKSFTSKDKIDLPYLIKAAKLMKQWKRRILNEII is encoded by the coding sequence atgaatttttttggattttctatATACGAATCTGCTGCAACGCAATCCGAACAAACCGCTGTTGTCGCTGCCCACCAGATGTCAGATAGTTCACTAAGCAGCCGCAATGCTTTTATTAATTTCCTACAAGAATATCGCCAAAATCATCATACAACATCAACACATAAACCCCTCTGGCGTATGACAATAGAAGCTGCCAATCGTTGGAACAACATGACCTTGCGTGAAAAATACTCCTATATAGAGTCAGCTCATAAtgccaaatatatttatagagcCAGAGATCGTGATGTCAATCGGATACTGAACTTAATGCGTAAATCGTTTacatctaaagacaaaattgactTACCCTATCTAATAAAGGCTGCTAAACTTATGAAACAATGGAAGCGGAGGATTCTAAATGAAATCATTTAG